One stretch of Juglans microcarpa x Juglans regia isolate MS1-56 chromosome 3D, Jm3101_v1.0, whole genome shotgun sequence DNA includes these proteins:
- the LOC121255719 gene encoding ALBINO3-like protein 1, chloroplastic — protein MATTFSLYRPNLVLAPFPSRTATPYPLLLLPRTNDYFYHNGLSRHKPSLRGSLAVARLGFNSGFFPGPDSVESVVGELFGRAESVLYTIADAAVSNSDTVTSTTKQSNDWLSGITFYMESVLKVLKDGLSAVHVPYSYGFAIILLTVLVKAATFPLSKKQVESAMSMRSLQPQVKAIQERYAGNQEKIQLETARLYKLANINPLAGCLPTLATIPVWIGLYRALSNVADEGLLSEGFFWIPSLAGPTTIAARQNGSGVSWLFPFVDGHPPLGWSDTLAYLVLPVLLVVSQYISVQIMQSSQSNDPSMKSSQTITKLLPLMIGYFALSVPSGLSLYWFTNNILSTAQQVWLQKLGGAKISVRTTPEDILKEDQVQIQQSVSELITTEKVARQGEKLTSEGLLPGERFKQIKEQEARRRQQKEEKGKAGETVAKGTQLTNEGHEREARLLENENGAGSESVDENNPSNVGVVNGDLTGQDSEEDQIMSSVLRVEEDNGSANSKEAVEVHTTTTRKDIKLPGEDIHQARQE, from the exons ATGGCCACGACCTTCTCACTGTACAGACCCAACCTAGTCTTAGCTCCCTTTCCGTCCCGGACCGCAACCCCGtaccctctcctcctcctccctcggACGAATGACTACTTCTACCACAACGGTCTCTCTCGTCACAAACCGTCTCTTCGGGGCTCCCTCGCCGTGGCCCGACTCGGGTTCAACTCCGGGTTCTTCCCCGGCCCGGATTCCGTGGAGAGCGTGGTGGGGGAACTGTTTGGCCGAGCCGAGAGCGTCCTCTATACGATTGCCGACGCCGCCGTTTCCAACTCTGATACTGTTACTAGCACCACCAAACAGAGCAATGATTGGCTCTCTGGAATCACCTTTTACATGGAGAGTGTCCTCAAG GTTCTTAAGGACGGGCTATCGGCTGTACATGTTCCGTACTCTTATGGCTTCGCCATAATACTGCTAACTGTTCTTGTAAAGGCTGCCACTTTTCCTTTGTCAAAGAAACAG GTGGAATCAGCCATGTCTATGCGGTCCTTGCAACCTCAAGTGAAGGCTATTCAGGAACGGTATGCTGGGAATCAG GAGAAAATTCAGCTTGAAACGGCTCGACTTTATAAACTAGCCAACATAAACCCACTAGCAG GATGCTTGCCTACACTTGCCACAATACCAGTGTGGATTGGGCTCTATAGGGCTCTTTCAAATGTAGCAGATGAG GGACTCCTTTCAGAAGGCTTCTTCTGGATACCCTCTCTGGCTGGTCCAACCACCATTGCTGCTCGACAAAATGGCAGTGGCGTCTCTTGGCTTTTCCCTTTTGTA GATGGTCATCCACCCCTTGGATGGTCCGATACCTTGGCATATCTTGTTTTGCCTGTGTTGCTGGTTGTCTCACAGTACATCTCTGTCCAAATTATGCAGTCGTCACAG AGTAATGATCCAAGCATGAAGAGTTCTCAAACGATTACAAAACTCCTTCCTCTAATGATTGGTTATTTTGCCCTTTCAGTTCCTTCTGGCTTAAGCCTTTATTG GTTTACAAATAACATATTGAGCACGGCACAACAAGTATGGCTTCAGAAGTTAGGGGGTGCAAAGATTTCAGTAAGGACAACCCCTGAAGATATACTTAAAGAAGACCAAGTCCAGATTCAGCAGTCAGTCTCTGAATTAATTACCACCGAAAAGGTGGCCAGACAAGGAGAAAAGCTGACATCAGAGGGACTACTTCCTGGTGAAAG ATTTAAACAGATAAAAGAGCAGGAGGCAAGAAGAAGAcaacagaaagaagaaaaggggAAAGCTGGAGAGACAGTGGCTAAAGGAACTCAACTAACCAATGAGGGACACGAGAGAGAAGCCAGATTACTTGAGAACGAAAATGGGGCTGGATCAGAATCTGTTGATGAAAACAATCCTTCCAATGTTGGAGTTGTTAATGGTGATCTAACTGGTCAGGATTCTGAGGAAGATCAGATAATGTCGTCCGTGTTAAGGGTGGAGGAAGATAATGGTTCTGCCAATTCTAAG GAAGCAGTTGAAGTACATACTACTACAACGAGGAAGGATATTAAACTTCCTGGGGAAGACATACATCAAGCCAGACAAGAATGA